The Gossypium arboreum isolate Shixiya-1 chromosome 4, ASM2569848v2, whole genome shotgun sequence DNA segment CACGGCATTAAGTTCATCGGTCTTAACACACGTTTCTGGATTGATAACTATACTGCACTCGAGAATGTTCATCGTTTAAACGTTGGGGGGCCATCAATCACCGCTGCAAGTGATACTGGCATGTATCGAAACTGGTACAATGACATTGATAATCTGATAGAAGGTGGTGTTGTTCCTAGTAATACTACTCTTGAACTCGACTATTCTAACATGCATGATTACACAGCTCCTGCTAATGTATATGAAACAGCTAGATCAATGGGAAACAACAGAACAGAGAACTTGTTGTACAATTTGACATGGAGTTTACCGGTTGATTCGGGATTCAGGTACCTTGTTAGACTCCATTTCTGTGAATTTGATCCGGCCCCAGAAAAGACGAGTGATAGGCGATTCCGGATCTTTATTGATAACAAGACCGCAGAGCCAGCATTCGATGCGATCGAAACTGCTGGCGGTAAATATAAACCAATCTATCATGACTATATGGTTATGATTGGAAACATTAGTGATATTAAGAGTGAACATTCCCTCTTTATAGCTTTGCATCCTAATAAAGAATACAGTGCTTATGCAGACGCTCTTCTGAATGGAATAGAAGTCTTTAAGTTGAATAACTCCGATGGCAATCTTGGCAGACCAAATCCCGAGCCCAAGTTGCCAGAAAAAGGCACCAAGAAAAAGAGTTCAAAAGACACGAAGAGGAAATTGCTTATTTTTATCAGTGTTGGTGGTATAGGCTTGTTGATTGTGCTTGTGTTAGTATGCTCCATCATCATTTGGCGACatagaaagatgcagtatggttCACACTATAAACCATCATGTTTTTGCTGCTTGCTGGATCGTTCTAAAGGGAAATCATTCGTCGGGGCGAAAACCTCATCTCTGCCTGATGAATTGTGTCGTCGGTTTTCACTAGATGAGATCAAAGCTGCCACTAGCGACTTCAATCAAGATTTGATTATCGGGGTAGGCGGTTTCGGCAATGTTTACAAAGGTTTCCTGGATAATGGTGAAACAATACTGGCCATCAAACGCTTGAATCCAGAGTCGAAACAAGGTGCAAGAGAGTTCAAGACCGAGATCGAGATGCTATCCCAGCTTCGTCACATTCATTTGGTCTCTTTGGTGGGATATTGCAACGACAACAATGAGATGATCCTTGTGTACGATTACATGATCAACGGCACTCTCCGCGATCACCTTTACGACACTACCAACGAACCTCTAACATGGAAACAAAGGCTCAAGATATGCCATGGGGCAGCAATCGGATTGAATTACCTTCATACAGAAGTGAAGTATACTGTGATTCACCGTGACGTTAAGACCAGCAACATTCTCCTCGACCATAAATTCACTGCGAAAGTCGCGGATTTTGGCTTGTCGAAACTTGATCCGAAGCTCGACATGCTCAATACCGGTGTAAAGGGCACATGGGGATACTTGGATCCCGAATACGCTCGCGGTCATACATTGACCCAAAAATCCGATGTATACTCGTTCGGTGTAGTACTATTTGAAGTTTTATGTGCAAGGAAAGCTCTGGACAAGAGAGTATCAATGGAACAAATGAACTTAGCTCATTGGGTTAGAAAATGCATTGCTGATGGGACACTTCATCAAGCCATAGATCCAAAGCTGAAGGGAAAGATAGCTCCACAGTGTTTAAAGGTGTTTGTTGAAATTGCTGAAAGTTGCATACAAGAAATGGGAGTGAAGCGGCCATTCATGAATGATGTGATGGAAAGGCTAGGATTTGCATTGGAGCTTCAAGAAACTGCTGATGCTGAGTTAGTGAAGAGTAATCATGGCGACGACCATTGCTATCCGGACATCATTTTTCCGGTCAATCCCCGCGATGATGTCGATTTTGAAGCTTCAGATTCTGATGTTATTGCAGTTCATAACTCCATTCATGATTCTGGCTGTTCTCTATCTTCTGATGTTGTAACAAACACCAGTAATGCATAAGGATTTTGATTTATGTACAAATTTGAGTCGTGAGTATTCGTTCCAAATGGGTTATTGTGGTTTTGGTTAAAATGTGCtgttaaagttttaatttttatttatttaaaatctcagtaaatattttttgttaaaatttatcaacttaaaattttaatcaagatATCCTCATATGATGTGGTATATAATTGACAggaaataaacatattaaattgacAAATCTTGAAAACTAttaatgatgatgttgataaTGATTACACTAagatttttaatttgaaaaaaaataggaATATTGACTTTTAACTTGTAAAATATAtggattaatattaaattttatacaaGTACAGGGACTAATAACACATTTTAACATGTGGTTTTGACTTCATAATTG contains these protein-coding regions:
- the LOC108458403 gene encoding receptor-like protein kinase FERONIA isoform X1; this encodes MLFLAVLLFLLQQILTCAQIYIPADNIALDCGSSTSGNSVALDGRYWTGDNMSWFAESGNQSVSASVQKHNSSFHGVPYMTARMSKSEFTYMFPVTAGQKFIRLYFNPALYHGFDTSVYFFSVKVGPYTLLNNFTSSVTADRSRKGSSIREFCVSLMQNQTLNVTFTPSLEGSYAFVNGIEIVSMPTNLYYSTSDHHGIKFIGLNTRFWIDNYTALENVHRLNVGGPSITAASDTGMYRNWYNDIDNLIEGGVVPSNTTLELDYSNMHDYTAPANVYETARSMGNNRTENLLYNLTWSLPVDSGFRYLVRLHFCEFDPAPEKTSDRRFRIFIDNKTAEPAFDAIETAGGKYKPIYHDYMVMIGNISDIKSEHSLFIALHPNKEYSAYADALLNGIEVFKLNNSDGNLGRPNPEPKLPEKGTKKKSSKDTKRKLLIFISVGGIGLLIVLVLVCSIIIWRHRKMQYGSHYKPSCFCCLLDRSKGKSFVGAKTSSLPDELCRRFSLDEIKAATSDFNQDLIIGVGGFGNVYKGFLDNGETILAIKRLNPESKQGAREFKTEIEMLSQLRHIHLVSLVGYCNDNNEMILVYDYMINGTLRDHLYDTTNEPLTWKQRLKICHGAAIGLNYLHTEVKYTVIHRDVKTSNILLDHKFTAKVADFGLSKLDPKLDMLNTGVKGTWGYLDPEYARGHTLTQKSDVYSFGVVLFEVLCARKALDKRVSMEQMNLAHWVRKCIADGTLHQAIDPKLKGKIAPQCLKVFVEIAESCIQEMGVKRPFMNDVMERLGFALELQETADAELVKSNHGDDHCYPDIIFPVNPRDDVDFEASDSDVIAVHNSIHDSGCSLSSDVVTNTSNA
- the LOC108458403 gene encoding receptor-like protein kinase FERONIA isoform X2, with amino-acid sequence MSWFAESGNQSVSASVQKHNSSFHGVPYMTARMSKSEFTYMFPVTAGQKFIRLYFNPALYHGFDTSVYFFSVKVGPYTLLNNFTSSVTADRSRKGSSIREFCVSLMQNQTLNVTFTPSLEGSYAFVNGIEIVSMPTNLYYSTSDHHGIKFIGLNTRFWIDNYTALENVHRLNVGGPSITAASDTGMYRNWYNDIDNLIEGGVVPSNTTLELDYSNMHDYTAPANVYETARSMGNNRTENLLYNLTWSLPVDSGFRYLVRLHFCEFDPAPEKTSDRRFRIFIDNKTAEPAFDAIETAGGKYKPIYHDYMVMIGNISDIKSEHSLFIALHPNKEYSAYADALLNGIEVFKLNNSDGNLGRPNPEPKLPEKGTKKKSSKDTKRKLLIFISVGGIGLLIVLVLVCSIIIWRHRKMQYGSHYKPSCFCCLLDRSKGKSFVGAKTSSLPDELCRRFSLDEIKAATSDFNQDLIIGVGGFGNVYKGFLDNGETILAIKRLNPESKQGAREFKTEIEMLSQLRHIHLVSLVGYCNDNNEMILVYDYMINGTLRDHLYDTTNEPLTWKQRLKICHGAAIGLNYLHTEVKYTVIHRDVKTSNILLDHKFTAKVADFGLSKLDPKLDMLNTGVKGTWGYLDPEYARGHTLTQKSDVYSFGVVLFEVLCARKALDKRVSMEQMNLAHWVRKCIADGTLHQAIDPKLKGKIAPQCLKVFVEIAESCIQEMGVKRPFMNDVMERLGFALELQETADAELVKSNHGDDHCYPDIIFPVNPRDDVDFEASDSDVIAVHNSIHDSGCSLSSDVVTNTSNA